From a single Collibacillus ludicampi genomic region:
- a CDS encoding ABC transporter ATP-binding protein: MTEYTVKVKGLSKSFGKVHAVQGIDFSVRKGECFGLLGPNGAGKSTTIKMLITLIPADGGDVEICGFRLNEHASRIRASIGYVPQALSVDGTLTGYENLLVFGKLYGLGREERERRIQEILVMMGLEEAADRPAKTYSGGMIRRLEIGQAILHKPQVLFLDEPTVGLDPVARRGVWNHIEELRREHKMTIFLTTHYMEEAEALCGRIAIMSKGQIAALGTVEQLREQMGNQQASMDDIFAHFAGSFENQQGEIKDVFQSRRTARRLG; encoded by the coding sequence ATGACCGAATATACGGTGAAGGTCAAAGGATTATCGAAAAGTTTCGGAAAAGTTCATGCTGTTCAAGGTATCGATTTTTCTGTTCGCAAGGGTGAATGTTTTGGGCTGTTAGGTCCCAATGGTGCAGGCAAGTCAACCACGATTAAAATGTTAATAACACTTATACCTGCTGACGGAGGAGATGTTGAAATTTGCGGATTTCGACTCAACGAACATGCGAGCCGTATCCGCGCTTCGATCGGCTACGTCCCGCAGGCTTTGTCGGTCGATGGAACGTTAACGGGGTATGAAAATTTGCTCGTTTTCGGCAAGCTCTACGGGCTTGGGCGAGAAGAACGGGAGCGCCGCATACAGGAGATTCTTGTGATGATGGGGCTCGAAGAAGCGGCTGACCGGCCTGCGAAAACCTATTCGGGAGGAATGATTAGACGTTTGGAGATCGGCCAGGCGATCCTTCACAAACCGCAAGTATTATTTCTTGACGAACCTACCGTAGGACTGGATCCAGTAGCGCGTCGGGGAGTTTGGAATCATATCGAAGAGTTGAGACGGGAACACAAAATGACGATTTTTCTAACAACCCACTACATGGAAGAAGCAGAAGCGTTGTGTGGACGGATTGCGATTATGAGCAAAGGTCAGATTGCCGCATTGGGAACCGTTGAGCAGCTTCGTGAACAAATGGGAAACCAGCAAGCGAGTATGGATGACATCTTTGCTCATTTTGCCGGATCCTTCGAAAACCAACAAGGAGAGATTAAAGATGTTTTTCAAAGCCGTCGAACGGCGAGACGACTTGGGTAA
- a CDS encoding ABC transporter permease — MFFKAVERRDDLGKRNNAVLLYSLHVWTIAEIEIRKLRKDPFELIMRAVQPILWLLVFGEAFGRLRAVPTGHVSYLAFLTPGILSQSITFISIFYGITIIWERDMGVLQKFLSTPISRSAFILGKMLAASVRAFAQAVIICFVAMGIGVHLDWKIGHIVGVILTVILGAAFFAGLSMVLASLMRTRERMMGIGQLITMPLFFSSNALYPISIMPTWLKVVATMNPMSYLVDALRGLLLDMPYHLILDWGVLTSAILVMLFLSTRLFRYRMAS; from the coding sequence ATGTTTTTCAAAGCCGTCGAACGGCGAGACGACTTGGGTAAGCGTAATAACGCCGTACTGCTTTACTCCTTGCATGTGTGGACAATCGCGGAAATTGAAATTCGGAAACTTCGTAAAGATCCTTTCGAATTGATCATGAGGGCCGTGCAACCTATACTTTGGTTGCTGGTTTTCGGTGAGGCGTTCGGTCGCTTGCGGGCGGTTCCCACCGGACATGTCAGTTACCTGGCATTTTTGACGCCCGGCATTCTCTCGCAATCGATCACTTTTATTTCGATCTTTTATGGAATAACAATCATCTGGGAGAGAGATATGGGGGTGTTGCAAAAATTCCTCTCGACTCCGATATCCCGCTCTGCTTTCATTCTGGGTAAAATGCTGGCCGCCTCCGTTCGGGCATTCGCCCAGGCGGTGATCATCTGCTTCGTAGCTATGGGAATCGGCGTTCATCTGGATTGGAAAATAGGCCATATCGTGGGTGTTATACTGACAGTGATTCTCGGTGCTGCTTTTTTTGCAGGGCTGTCGATGGTGCTCGCTTCCTTAATGCGAACGCGTGAACGAATGATGGGTATCGGCCAACTGATTACCATGCCGCTCTTTTTCTCCTCGAACGCCTTATATCCGATATCCATCATGCCCACTTGGTTAAAAGTTGTAGCCACCATGAATCCAATGAGTTATCTTGTAGACGCATTACGTGGACTTCTCCTTGATATGCCTTATCATCTCATACTGGATTGGGGAGTTCTCACAAGTGCGATTCTTGTCATGTTATTTTTAAGTACGCGTTTGTTTCGGTATCGTATGGCAAGCTAA
- a CDS encoding MarR family winged helix-turn-helix transcriptional regulator yields the protein MLEKKKSLEQFLVYLQTINRHLRRGSLVQGEKQLTRVQWLILRHIQRSDRCTIGQLAEHLNVRPSTMSQMLDRLEKERLVYRVTDVTDTRAKIVRLTEEGAELIRQVEALWMERLSEPFDQLTYEEQTIFIELLRKVANYFSKSEGEK from the coding sequence ATGTTGGAAAAGAAAAAATCACTCGAACAATTTTTAGTCTATTTACAAACCATCAATCGTCACCTGAGAAGAGGATCCCTTGTTCAGGGAGAAAAACAGTTGACGCGAGTACAATGGCTCATTTTGCGACATATACAGCGGAGTGACCGATGCACCATCGGGCAACTGGCAGAACATTTAAATGTTCGACCGAGCACGATGTCGCAAATGCTTGATCGGCTCGAAAAAGAGCGTTTAGTCTATCGTGTCACCGATGTAACCGATACTCGCGCGAAAATCGTTCGTTTAACGGAAGAAGGTGCCGAACTCATTCGACAGGTCGAAGCCTTGTGGATGGAAAGGCTATCTGAGCCGTTTGATCAACTGACATATGAAGAACAGACAATCTTTATCGAGTTATTGAGAAAAGTCGCGAATTACTTCTCCAAAAGCGAGGGAGAAAAATGA
- a CDS encoding PAS domain-containing sensor histidine kinase: MSTRDTEGRRFRVQSLKEYLQKQKQIEQQLRESEECYRNLLEFSPEPIAVHQKGRVVYINPAGLRLMGSDSKEEIIGRPILDFVHPGYRDVVAERVRKIEKNETVEILEEKLIRSDGQVIDIEVLPVRITYMGEPAVLLICRDITERKRVEQALRERDANYRIIEQHMTDLIGVLDIHGIVTYISPSYQTILGDPPEYCMGKFLFEKVHPEDLPRAKRLFHEMIRTKTPRQAELRYKHADGHWITMEANGAPVIEENGEVSKIVFVARDITERKRTEELLRKADKLSLVGELAAGVAHEIRNPLTALKGFVQLLQAKAENHPDYKPEYFEIMLSELDRIHFIVNEFMLLAKPQVSNFQPKDIRILMQHVVALLTTQAIMNDVQIRTEFESDIPLVTCEENQLKQVFVNILKNAIEAMPNGGDLMIQMKMYSSEKVLIRFVDQGCGIPEELIPKLGNPFFTTKEQGTGLGLMVCYKIIETHQGCIHISSEKDKGTTVDIILPVHVREVRE, from the coding sequence ATGAGTACAAGGGATACAGAAGGGCGTAGATTTCGAGTTCAGAGTTTAAAAGAATATCTTCAAAAACAGAAACAGATCGAACAACAATTGAGAGAAAGCGAAGAATGCTACCGTAATTTACTTGAGTTTTCTCCTGAACCGATAGCTGTTCACCAAAAGGGAAGAGTCGTTTACATAAACCCTGCCGGTTTACGATTAATGGGATCCGATTCCAAGGAGGAGATCATCGGCAGACCGATTTTAGATTTTGTTCATCCGGGTTATCGGGATGTTGTTGCCGAACGAGTGAGGAAAATCGAAAAAAATGAAACGGTTGAAATTCTTGAAGAGAAATTGATACGCTCGGACGGACAGGTGATCGATATTGAAGTTTTACCGGTACGCATCACCTACATGGGAGAACCGGCTGTTCTGCTGATCTGCAGGGATATTACGGAAAGGAAACGGGTGGAACAAGCGCTGCGTGAAAGGGATGCCAATTACCGTATCATAGAACAGCACATGACAGATTTGATCGGTGTTCTCGATATTCATGGTATCGTTACATATATCTCACCCTCCTATCAAACGATTCTTGGAGATCCTCCAGAATACTGTATGGGTAAGTTCTTGTTTGAAAAGGTTCATCCGGAAGACCTCCCGCGAGCTAAGAGGTTATTTCATGAAATGATTCGCACGAAAACGCCGCGTCAAGCTGAACTTCGGTACAAACATGCGGACGGACATTGGATCACTATGGAAGCCAACGGTGCTCCTGTCATCGAGGAAAATGGAGAAGTTTCAAAGATCGTATTTGTGGCGCGAGATATTACAGAGCGAAAGCGTACAGAGGAACTGTTGCGCAAGGCGGATAAACTCTCCCTTGTTGGCGAATTGGCTGCGGGAGTCGCGCATGAGATCCGTAATCCGTTGACAGCCCTAAAAGGTTTTGTTCAATTGTTACAGGCGAAAGCAGAAAATCATCCGGACTACAAACCGGAGTATTTCGAAATCATGTTATCCGAACTCGACCGTATTCACTTTATCGTCAATGAATTTATGCTGCTTGCAAAACCGCAGGTTTCAAATTTTCAACCGAAAGACATTCGAATTTTGATGCAACATGTCGTTGCCCTGTTGACAACGCAAGCGATTATGAATGATGTCCAAATACGGACGGAATTTGAAAGTGATATCCCTTTGGTCACGTGTGAAGAAAATCAATTAAAACAAGTTTTTGTTAATATTCTGAAGAATGCAATTGAAGCGATGCCTAATGGCGGAGATTTGATGATTCAAATGAAAATGTACAGCTCGGAAAAGGTACTGATCCGCTTTGTCGATCAGGGGTGCGGGATTCCGGAAGAACTGATTCCCAAACTCGGGAATCCGTTTTTCACCACGAAAGAACAGGGTACAGGCTTGGGATTAATGGTTTGCTATAAAATCATTGAAACACATCAAGGGTGTATTCACATCAGCAGTGAAAAAGATAAGGGGACGACCGTTGACATTATTCTGCCCGTGCACGTAAGGGAAGTTAGGGAATAA
- a CDS encoding multidrug efflux MFS transporter: MPLWKRNLYICWFGSFITTAGMSLVIPFLPLYIEELGVHVTESVEQWAGVAFGATFLLAAIVSPVWGRLADIHGRKLMLIRASLGMALVMATMGLVGNVYELVGLRFLMGAVSGYISASITLVATQTPKEHAGWALGTLSTGQVGGTLLGPLIGGYLAEIIGIRHIFFVTGGFMFLAFLVTVFFVKENFKPMKTARLSGREVWQSLPKRRFVLALFVTSFMLQLANLSIEPIITVYVKQLLHDTSHVAFISGVVVATSGFANVFAAPRLGKLADRIGPQKVLVAALTVAAIVFIPQAYVQNPWQLMALRFVLGVAAAGLLPSVNALMKRMIPDSLAGRVFGYNQSAQYMGNIAGPILGGQMAAHAGIHYVFFSTSALLFFNALWVYYNGKTSEWVGLGRTIKQK; this comes from the coding sequence ATGCCGCTTTGGAAACGAAATCTTTATATTTGCTGGTTTGGATCGTTTATCACGACTGCCGGAATGAGTCTTGTGATACCGTTTTTGCCGTTATATATTGAAGAACTCGGTGTCCATGTGACAGAGAGTGTGGAGCAGTGGGCAGGTGTCGCCTTTGGTGCTACTTTTCTCTTAGCTGCCATCGTTTCACCGGTTTGGGGGCGGCTGGCTGATATACACGGGAGAAAACTGATGCTGATCCGTGCGAGCCTCGGAATGGCGCTTGTCATGGCTACGATGGGCCTGGTCGGAAATGTTTATGAACTGGTGGGGCTGCGTTTTCTCATGGGGGCTGTTTCAGGGTATATCTCCGCATCGATCACTCTGGTCGCCACACAAACCCCGAAGGAGCACGCCGGGTGGGCGTTAGGCACGTTATCCACCGGTCAAGTGGGCGGTACATTATTGGGGCCATTGATCGGGGGCTATCTAGCGGAAATCATCGGTATCCGTCATATCTTTTTCGTAACGGGCGGGTTTATGTTCCTCGCGTTTCTGGTCACGGTTTTTTTTGTGAAGGAAAACTTCAAGCCGATGAAGACCGCACGCTTATCGGGGCGGGAAGTATGGCAGTCCCTACCCAAGCGTCGTTTCGTCTTGGCTCTCTTTGTTACCTCGTTTATGTTGCAACTGGCCAATTTGTCGATCGAACCGATCATCACCGTCTATGTGAAACAACTGCTTCATGATACGTCACATGTAGCGTTCATCTCCGGTGTCGTGGTGGCCACCTCCGGTTTTGCGAATGTCTTTGCCGCTCCCCGTTTGGGAAAACTGGCGGACCGCATCGGCCCGCAAAAGGTATTGGTTGCAGCATTGACTGTAGCCGCGATCGTCTTCATTCCGCAAGCCTATGTTCAAAATCCTTGGCAACTCATGGCTCTCCGTTTTGTTCTCGGCGTAGCGGCCGCTGGCTTGCTTCCGTCTGTGAACGCCTTGATGAAGAGGATGATACCGGACTCCCTCGCCGGAAGGGTGTTTGGATACAACCAGTCCGCTCAGTATATGGGCAATATTGCGGGGCCTATCTTGGGAGGGCAGATGGCTGCACACGCGGGGATCCACTACGTGTTTTTTTCAACAAGCGCCCTCCTTTTCTTCAATGCCCTATGGGTCTATTACAATGGGAAAACGAGTGAGTGGGTGGGCCTTGGTCGAACGATCAAGCAAAAATAA
- a CDS encoding trimeric intracellular cation channel family protein has translation MTWDVFNIIGTIAFALSGAIVAMEEEYDILGVYVLGFATAFGGGIIRNLLIGVPVTNIWNQSTLFTIALLSMTIVFCSPGSLIHRWKRWLNFFDAIGLSAFAIQGASYAHSMHHSISAVIIAAVMTGIGGGLIRDLLAGRKPLVLRDEIYAVWAIFVGLVIGLDLVQNAWHTYLLFVIVVLLRLLSIIFKWNLPRRALSR, from the coding sequence TTGACTTGGGACGTTTTCAATATCATTGGCACGATCGCATTTGCTCTTTCCGGTGCGATCGTGGCAATGGAAGAAGAATATGATATTCTTGGCGTGTATGTTTTGGGATTCGCAACAGCTTTCGGCGGAGGCATCATTCGCAATTTGCTAATCGGTGTACCCGTAACAAATATTTGGAATCAATCGACTTTATTTACCATTGCTCTCTTATCAATGACCATCGTGTTCTGTTCTCCCGGATCTCTGATACATCGCTGGAAACGGTGGCTTAACTTTTTCGATGCGATCGGTTTGTCCGCTTTTGCTATACAGGGGGCTTCTTATGCCCACTCCATGCACCATTCGATCAGTGCCGTCATTATTGCAGCCGTTATGACGGGGATCGGTGGGGGTCTGATCCGCGACCTCTTGGCCGGGAGAAAGCCGCTCGTTTTGAGAGATGAAATCTATGCGGTATGGGCCATTTTCGTAGGACTTGTGATCGGCCTTGATCTGGTGCAAAATGCATGGCACACGTATCTGCTTTTCGTCATCGTCGTGTTGTTGCGATTGCTTTCCATCATTTTCAAATGGAACTTACCCCGACGGGCCTTGTCACGTTGA